From Camelina sativa cultivar DH55 chromosome 20, Cs, whole genome shotgun sequence, the proteins below share one genomic window:
- the LOC104770983 gene encoding transmembrane 9 superfamily member 9 yields the protein MAMEFYRSSRRLQILGSVILLLFIHAAHSFYLPGVAPQDFEKGDELKVKVNKLTSIKTQLPYSYYSLPFCRPKKIVDSTENLGEVLRGDRIENAPYSFKMREPQMCNVLGRVTLDAKSAKAFKEKIDDEYRVNMILDNLPLVVPIERIDPGQGSPSVVYQLGYHIGLKGQYEGSKEQKYFMHNHLAFTVRYHRDVQTDAARIVGFEVKPFSVKHEYEGQWSEKTRLTTCDPHTKRLVVSSATPQEVENKKEIIFTYDVDFQESEVKWASRWDAYLLMSDNQIHWFSIVNSLMIVLFLSGMVAMIMLRTLYRDISRYNELETQEEAQEETGWKLVHGDVFRPPSNSDLLCVYVGTGVQCLGMVLVTMIFAMLGFLSPSNRGGLMTAMLLLWVFMGLFAGYASSRLYKMFKGTEWKRIAFRTAFLFPAVVSAIFFVLNALIWGQKSSGAVPFGTMFALIFLWFGISVPLVFVGAYIGFKKPPLDDPVKTNKIPRQIPEQAWYMNPVFSILIGGILPFGAVFIELFFILTSIWLNQFYYIFGFLFLVFVILMVTCAEITIVLCYFQLCSEDYLWWWRSYLTSGSSAVYLFLYAAFYFFTKLQITKLVSAMLYFGYMLIASYAFFVLTGTIGFYACLWFTRLIYSSVKID from the exons ATGGCTATGGAGTTTTATAGAAGTTCAAGGAGGTTACAAATCCTTGGATctgtgattcttcttctcttcatccaTGCCGCTCACTCTTTTTACCTCCCCGGTGTCGCTCCTCAGGATTTCgaaaag GGAGATGAGTTGAAGGTGAAAGTGAACAAGTTGACATCTATTAAGACTCAGCTTCCGTATTCGTATTACTCTCTTCCTTTTTGCCGTCCTAAGAAGATTGTTGACAGTACTGAGAATCTTGGTGAAGTTCTTCGTGGTGACCGCATCGAAAATGCTCCTTATTCA TTTAAAATGCGTGAACCACAAATGTGCAATGTTCTCGGACGTGTCACGCTTGATGCCAAGTCTGCCAAGGCATTCAAagagaagattgatgatgagTATCGGGTCAACAT GATCCTTGATAACCTTCCTCTAGTGGTTCCAATTGAAAGAATTGATCCAGGTCAGGGTTCTCCCTCTGTTGTGTATCAGCTAGGATATCATATCGGTCTTAAAGGGCAGTATGAGGGG AGCAAAGAGCAAAAGTACTTTATGCACAATCACTTGGCATTCACTGTCCGGTATCACAGAGATGTGCAAACCGATGCTGCAAGGATTGTGGGATTCGAGGTCAAACCATTCAG TGTCAAGCATGAATACGAGGGACAATGGAGTGAGAAGACCCGTTTGACTACCTGTGATCCTCACACAAAACGCTTGGTTGTTAGCTCAGCTACACCTCAAGAAGTCGAAAACAAGAAGGAAATTATCTTCACATATGATGTTGATTTTCAG GAAAGTGAAGTGAAGTGGGCGTCTAGATGGGATGCTTATCTTCTGATGAGCGACAATCAAATTCACTGGTTCTCAATTGTCAACTCTCTGATGATCGTCCTCTTCCTTTCTGGAATGGTAGCGATGATTATGCTGAGGACCCTTTACCGTGACATTTCACGGTACAACGAGCTTGAGACacaagaagaagctcaagaagagaCAGGGTGGAAACTCGTCCATGGTGATGTTTTCAGACCTCCATCCAATTCAGATCTTCTCTGTGTCTATGTTGGCACAGGTGTCCAGTGTTTAGGCATGGTACTTGTCACTATGATCTTCGCCATGCTCGGATTTTTATCACCGTCCAACCGGGGAGGTCTTATGACAGCCATGCTCCTCCTTTGGGTCTTCATGGGCCTTTTTGCCGGTTACGCCTCTTCACGTCTCTACAAAATGTTCAAAGGAACAGAATGGAAGAGAATTGCCTTCAGAACAGCCTTCTTATTCCCTGCAGTCGTCTCAGCCATTTTCTTTGTCCTAAACGCTCTTATCTGGGGACAAAAATCATCCGGAGCTGTTCCCTTCGGGACGATGTTTGCTCTTATCTTCCTCTGGTTTGGAATCTCAGTCCCTCTTGTCTTTGTTGGAGCTTACATCGGATTTAAGAAGCCACCGCTCGATGACCCCgtgaaaaccaacaaaatcccaCGTCAAATCCCAGAACAAGCTTGGTACATGAACCCAGTTTTCTCAATCCTTATCGGAGGAATCTTACCGTTTGGTGCTGTCTTTATCGagctcttcttcatcctcacaTCAATCTGGCTCAACCAGTTCTACTACATCTTCGGTTTCCTCTTCCTCGTATTTGTGATCCTTATGGTCACCTGCGCAGAGATAACCATTGTTCTCTGCTACTTCCAGCTTTGCAGTGAAGACTATCTCTGGTGGTGGAGGTCTTACCTCACCTCAGGTTCTTCTGCGGTATATCTCTTCCTCTACGCAGCCTTCTATTTCTTCACAAAGCTCCAGATCACTAAGCTCGTCTCAGCTATGCTCTACTTCGGATACATGCTCATCGCCTCTTACGCGTTTTTTGTGCTGACTGGAACAATCGGTTTCTACGCTTGTCTCTGGTTCACAAGACTCATCTATTCCTCGGTTAAGATCGACTGA